The following proteins are co-located in the Pseudomonas sp. DY-1 genome:
- a CDS encoding cytosine permease, translated as MTHHDPVNHSLEAERGDTPLLPSERMWGFWEFTYANSALAIATWAFLIGGATALFVGPQQGIAAIVIGNILGVLLTTFATCVPCGKYGTEQFTFLRSMFGGNGSRLVYVLAVVFLTMGWLAVLGLMFGRSIDGLAGLVSEHKTDASGWLVLGAGFFAVVLTGFVVAKGPTSIKVFNTIVAPALVVIMGVMFYMILSEHAFSELMAMPALDAPFDDKRVNFMIAVEVNMAAGFSWWPYVGNLARLSKNQRTSYWPNIIGIFAAAALGEVVGLLAAAALGDSDPTVWMTRIGGLTFGVIALGFVAFANVTSMVNILYTSIVGLRQLAGQKLREFSWEWLVVLFCLVPGLIVLFAPGIYDGFFIFLVWTSALNSALAGIGIADYFFLRRQRLNLRHLYANEAHSPFHFWRGFNPAAIVALAAGFAIYVVVFNPQTLANTNFFTFATASLPSCLLAGLVHYVLTRVLATRMGWGAYPKGNERNTEALGLTAKGYSNE; from the coding sequence ATGACCCACCACGATCCCGTCAATCACAGCCTGGAAGCCGAGCGGGGCGATACGCCGCTCCTCCCCTCGGAACGCATGTGGGGCTTCTGGGAGTTCACCTACGCGAACTCCGCCCTGGCCATCGCCACCTGGGCCTTCCTCATCGGTGGTGCCACGGCCCTGTTCGTCGGGCCGCAGCAGGGCATCGCCGCCATCGTCATCGGCAACATCCTCGGGGTGCTGCTGACCACCTTCGCTACCTGCGTACCCTGCGGCAAGTACGGCACCGAGCAGTTCACCTTCCTGCGCAGCATGTTCGGCGGCAACGGCAGCCGGCTGGTCTACGTGCTGGCGGTGGTGTTCCTCACCATGGGCTGGCTGGCGGTCCTGGGGCTGATGTTCGGCCGCTCCATCGACGGCCTTGCCGGACTGGTGTCGGAGCACAAGACCGATGCCAGTGGCTGGCTGGTCCTGGGCGCGGGGTTCTTCGCGGTGGTCCTCACCGGCTTCGTGGTCGCCAAGGGACCGACGTCGATCAAGGTGTTCAACACCATCGTGGCGCCGGCTCTGGTGGTGATCATGGGCGTGATGTTCTACATGATCCTCAGCGAGCACGCGTTCTCCGAGCTGATGGCCATGCCCGCGCTGGACGCTCCCTTCGACGACAAGCGGGTGAACTTCATGATCGCCGTCGAGGTGAACATGGCCGCGGGCTTCTCCTGGTGGCCCTATGTGGGCAACCTGGCGCGCCTCTCGAAGAACCAGCGGACTTCGTACTGGCCGAACATCATCGGCATCTTCGCGGCCGCCGCCCTGGGTGAAGTGGTTGGCCTGCTGGCCGCCGCCGCCCTGGGAGACAGCGATCCCACGGTCTGGATGACCCGGATCGGTGGCCTGACCTTCGGCGTCATCGCCCTGGGCTTCGTAGCCTTCGCCAACGTCACCAGCATGGTGAACATCCTCTACACCTCCATCGTCGGCCTGCGCCAGCTTGCCGGCCAGAAGCTGCGGGAATTCAGTTGGGAGTGGCTGGTGGTGCTGTTCTGCCTGGTGCCGGGGTTGATCGTGCTCTTTGCGCCGGGCATCTACGACGGCTTCTTCATCTTCCTGGTCTGGACCTCAGCCCTGAACAGCGCCCTGGCGGGCATCGGCATCGCCGATTACTTCTTCCTCCGCCGCCAGCGCCTGAACCTGCGCCACCTCTACGCCAACGAAGCACATTCGCCATTCCACTTCTGGCGCGGTTTCAACCCCGCGGCCATCGTGGCGCTGGCCGCCGGCTTCGCCATCTATGTGGTGGTGTTCAACCCGCAGACCCTGGCCAATACCAATTTCTTCACCTTCGCCACCGCTTCCCTGCCGTCCTGCCTGCTGGCCGGGCTGGTCCACTACGTGCTGACCCGCGTGCTGGCCACCCGCATGGGCTGGGGCGCCTACCCAAAGGGCAACGAACGCAACACCGAGGCCCTGGGCCTCACCGCAAAGGGCTACAGCAATGAATAA